In Silene latifolia isolate original U9 population chromosome 3, ASM4854445v1, whole genome shotgun sequence, a single window of DNA contains:
- the LOC141647396 gene encoding T-complex protein 1 subunit gamma: protein MNSPMIVLKDSTKRESGTKVHHANIRAGKSVADVIRTTLGPRSMLKMLLDAAGGIVVTNDGNAILRELDLAHPAAKSMIELSRTQDEEVGDGTTSVIILAGEMLHVAEDFIDKNYHPTVICRAYTKALEDAVAALDKIAMSIDVRDRDTILGLVKSCIGTKFTSQFGDLIADLAIDATAMVGVDLGQGLREVDIKKYIKVEKVPGGQLEDSQVLRGVMINKDIVSPGKMRRRIVNPRIILLDCPVEYKKGENQTNAEIVREEDWETLLRMEEEFIQDMCAQILKFKPDVVITEKGLSDLASHYLSKAGVSAIRRLRKTDNNRIAKATGAVIVNRPDELQESDVGTGAGLFEVKKIGDDFFTFIVDCEDPKACTVLLRGASKDLLNEVERNLQDAMCVARNIIKNPKLVPGGGATELTVSATLKQKSGSIEGIEKWPYEAAALAFEAIPRTLAQNCGVNVIRTMTALRGKHANGENAWVGIDGNSGEIADMKEKKIWDSYTVKAQTFKTAIESACMLLRIDDIVSGIKKKQAPGAGPQKPQIEQADDADNEQMIPE from the exons ATGAACTCTCCTATGATCGTTCTCA AGGATTCTACTAAACGGGAATCTGGTACCAAGGTCCATCATGCTAACATTCGTGCAGGAAAG TCTGTCGCTGACGTAATTCGCACAACGTTGGGTCCACGTTCAATGTTAAAGATGCTTCTTGATGCAGCTGGAG GCATAGTCGTCACTAATGATGGGAATGCTATCTTGCGTGAGTTAGATCTTGCTCACCCAGCTGCTAAG TCAATGATTGAACTCAGTCGGACTCAAGATGAAGAAGTCGGAGATGGAACTACCTCTGTAATTATTCTTG CGGGGGAGATGCTTCACGTTGCCGAAGACTTCATTGACAAGAATTATCACCCAACTGTTATATGCCGAG CCTACACCAAAGCCCTTGAAGATGCTGTGGCAGCTCTAGACAAGATTGCGATGTCCATTGACGTTAGGGACC GAGACACAATTTTGGGGCTGGTTAAGAGCTGTATCGGCACAAAGTTCACGAGCCAGTTTGGAGACTTGATCGCT GATTTGGCAATTGATGCCACTGCAATGGTTGGTGTGGACTTGGGTCAAGGGCTACGAGAGGTGGATATCAAGAAGTATATTAAAGTCGAGAAAGTCCCAGGTGGCCAGTTAGAAGATTCACAGGTGCTTAGGGGAGTGATGATCAACAAGGATATAGTTTCTCCAGGGAAAATGAGGCGGAGGATTGTTAATCCGCGAATCATTCTTCTTGACTGTCCTGTTGAGTACAAGAAAGGTGAAAACCAAACAAATGCTGAGATAGTAAGAGAAGAAGATTGGGAAACCCTACTAAGAATGGAAGAAGAGTTCATTCAGGACATGTGTGCTCAGATATTAAAGTTTAAGCCAGATGTGGTTATTACTGAGAAAGGGCTTAGTGATTTGGCTTCTCATTATTTAAGCAAAGCTGGTGTCAGTGCAATCAGGAGATTGAGGAAGACGGACAATAATAGAATAGCCAAGGCAACTGGGGCTGTCATTGTAAATAGGCCTGATGAACTTCAAGAATCCGACGTTGGAACTGGTGCTGGCCTTTTTGAGGTCAAGAAAATTGGTGatgatttttttacttttatcgtTGACTGCGAAGATCCGAAAGCTTGTACTGTGTTATTGAGGGGTGCTAGCAAGGATCTTTTGAATGAAGTGGAAAGAAATCTTCAG GATGCAATGTGTGTGGCAAGAAATATTATAAAAAATCCAAAACTTGTTCCTGGAGGAGGCGCCACTGAGCTGACTGTATCTGCAACTTTGAAGCAAAAGAGCGGATCCATTGAAGGCATAGAAAAG TGGCCGTATGAAGCAGCTGCTTTAGCTTTTGAAGCTATACCACGTACATTAGCTCAGAACTGTGGTGTCAATGTGATTAGAACTATGACCGCTTTGCGAGGAAAG CATGCAAACGGTGAAAATGCTTGGGTCGGCATTGATGGAAACTCTGGTGAAATTGCCGACATGAAAGAAAAGAAG ATTTGGGATTCATACACTGTCAAGGCTCAAACATTCAAAACCGCCATTGAATCAGCTTGCATGCTTCTCAGAATAGATGATATTGTAAGTGGAATAAAAAAGAAGCAGGCTCCAGGAGCAGGTCCTCAAAAGCCGCAGATTGAGCAAGCCGATGATGCTGACAACGAACAAATGATTCCGGAATGA